In Oncorhynchus nerka isolate Pitt River linkage group LG21, Oner_Uvic_2.0, whole genome shotgun sequence, the following are encoded in one genomic region:
- the gcat gene encoding 2-amino-3-ketobutyrate coenzyme A ligase, mitochondrial, translated as MPIRTAVRYISAPIRYILRPSTTTSTRGYAAIAEARTVLEHELETIRTGGTWKGERIITSKQGPHINVDGSHGDILNFCANNYLGLSSHPQVVEAGIEALKKYGAGLSSVRFICGTQDIHKDLEQKLAQFHEREDCILYASCFDANAGLFEVLLGPDDAVLSDELNHASIIDGIRLCRAKRFRYKHMDLNDLETQLKESQSSRLRLVVTDGVFSMDGDMAPLKGICDLAEQYGAMVFIDECHATGFMGPRGRGTDELLGVMDRVHIVNSTLGKALGGAAGGYTVGPKPLIDLLRQRSRPYLFSNSLPPPVVGCATRAVELLLASNEIAQSVGDKTMRFRNKMTEAGFTISGSDHPICPVMLGDARLASLMADDMLKLGVYVIGFSYPVVPKGKARIRVQISAAHTDQDIDRAVDAFIQTGRKHGVVS; from the exons ATGCCTATTCGAACAGCTGTCCGTTATATTAGTGCCCCAATAAGATATATTTTGAGACCCTCAACTACCACCTCAACCCGGGGCTATGCAGCTATCGCCGAGGCTAGAACGGTGCTGGAGCATGAACTTGAAACGATCCGAACTGGTGGAACGTGGAAAGGAGAAAGAATAATCACGTCCAAGCAGGGTCCTCATATCAACGTGGACGGCAGTCATGGCG ACATATTGAATTTCTGCGCAAACAACTATCTGGGCCTCTCCAGCCATCCCCAGGTAGTGGAGGCAGGGATTGAGGCCTTGAAGAAGTATGGTGCTGGGCTGAGCTCAGTGAGATTCATCTGTGGCACACAG GACATTCACAAAGATCTGGAGCAGAAGCTGGCTCAGTTCCATGAGCGTGAGGACTGCATCCTATATGCCAGCTGTTTTGACGCCAATGCAGGGCTATTTGAG GTTCTGTTGGGCCCTGACGATGCAGTTCTTTCTGATGAGCTGAATCATGCCTCTATTATTGATGGGATCAGATTGTGTCGGGCCAAGAGGTTCAGATATAAACACATGGACCTGAATGACTTAGAGACCCAGCTGAAAGAGTCCCAG TCATCTCGTCTACGCCTTGTTGTCACGGATGGTGTGTTCTCCATGGATGGTGACATGGCTCCATTGAAGGGGATCTGTGACCTGGCAGAGCAGTATGGAGCCATGGTCTTCATTGATGAATGCCATGCTACAGGCTTCATGGGCCCACGAGGCAG AGGCACAGATGAGCTCCTGGGAGTGATGGACAGGGTTCACATTGTCAACTCTACTTTGGGAAAAGCACTGGGAGGTGCAGCTG GTGGGTACACAGTGGGTCCTAAACCTCTGATTGACTTGCTGAGGCAGCGCTCTCGTCCGTACCTGTTCTCCAACTCCCTACCCCCTCCTGTCGTGGGCTGCGCTACTCGGGCTGTCGAGCTGCTCCTCGCTTCCAATGAGATTGCCCAGAGTGTCGGGGACAAAACCATGAG GTTCAGAAACAAAATGACAGAGGCTGGGTTCACCATCTCAGGCTCTGACCACCCTATCTGTCCTGTGATGCTGGGGGATGCCAGACTAGCCTCTCTGATGGCTGATGACATGCTGAAACTAG GAGTGTATGTGATTGGGTTCTCCTACCCAGTGGTACCAAAGGGCAAAGCCAGAATCCGGGTCCAGATCTCAGCGGCCCACACTGACCAGGACATTGACCGAGCTGTGGATGCTTTcatacagacaggcaggaagCATGGAGTTGTGTCTTAA
- the mcm5 gene encoding DNA replication licensing factor MCM5, translating to MSGFDDPGVYYSDSFGGGDGPGDEGGVKRSQIKKRFREFLRQFRVGTDRTGFTYKYRDDLKRHYTLGEYWVEVEMEDLASFDEDLSDCLYKLPSENLPLLEEAAQEVADEVTRPRPLGEETVQEIQVMLKSDGHPASIRNLKSEQVSRLVKVPGIVISATAVRAKATRVCLQCRGCRSVISNISLPPGLQGYALPRKCNTEQAGRVRCPIDPYFIIPDRCVCVDFQTLRLQESPDAVPHGEMPRHLQLYCDRYLCDRVVPGNRVTIMGIYSIKKVAQAKGKGRDKSAGVGIRSSYLRVVGIQQDTEGAGRGATGSVSPQEEEELRVLASSPDVYGSLARSLAPSIYGSDDLKKAIACLLFGGSRKRLPDGLTRRGDINLLMLGDPGTAKSQLLKFVERCSPIGVYTSGKGSSAAGLTASVLRDPVTRGFIMEGGAMVLADGGVVCIDEFDKMREDDRVAIHEAMEQQTISIAKAGITTTLNSRCSVLAAANSVFGRWDDTKGEDNIDFMPTILSRFDMIFIIKDIHDHQRDMTLARHVMNVHLSAHTQTEGVEGEITLATLKKYIAYARTKCGPRLSAAAAEKLKNRYVVMRSGAREHERESDRRASIPITVRQLEAVVRISESLAKMKLQAVAGEEEVDEALRLFQVSTLDAALSGSLSGVEGFTTQEDQEMISRVEKQLKRRFAIGSQVSEHSIVQDFTKQKYPEQAIYKVLHLMMRRGELQHRMQRKVLYRVK from the exons ATGTCTGGTTTCGACGACCCTGGAGTTTATTACAGTGACAGCTTCGGCGGTGGAGATGGACCCGGGGATGAAGGTGGAGTGAAACGGAGCCAGATCAAGAAACGATTCCGTGAATTTCTTCGGCAGTTCAGAGTTGGGACCGATCGCACCGGTTTCACCTATAAATACAG AGATGACCTTAAGAGACACTACACCCTGGGGGAGTACTgggtggaggtggagatggaaGACCTGGCCAGCTTTGACGAGGACCTGTCAGACTGCCTGTACAAGCTGCCCTCTGAGAACCTGCCGCTG CTGGAGGAGGCTGCCCAGGAGGTGGCTGATGAGGTGACCCGTCCCAGGCCcctgggagaggagacagtgcAGGAAATCCAGGTCATGCTGAAGAGTGATGGCCATCCTGCCTCCATCCGCAACCTCAAG TCGGAGCAGGTGTCCAGGCTGGTGAAGGTCCCTGGGATTGTCATCTCTGCCACGGCTGTGCGGGCCAAGGCCACCAGGGTGTGTTTGCAGTGTCGTGGCTGTCGTTCTGTCATCAGTAACATCTCCCTGCCCCCAGGCCTGCAGGGCTACGCTCTTCCCCGAAAGTGCAACAC tgagcaggcaggcagggtgagGTGTCCTATAGACCCCTACTTCATCATTCCGGACCGTTGTGTCTGTGTGGACTTCCAGACCCTCCGTCTGCAGGAGTCTCCAGATGCTGTGCCACACGGAGAGATGCCCCGCCACCTGCAGCTCTACTgtgacag GTACCTGTGTGACCGTGTGGTCCCTGGGAACAGAGTGACCATCATGGGGATCTACTCCATCAAGAAGGTGGCCCAAGCTAAGGGCAAGGGCAGAGATAAAAGTGCAGGCGTGGGCATCCGCTCCTCCTACCTCCGTGTGGTGGGCATTCAGCAGGACACAGAGGGAGCAG GTCGTGGGGCCACAGGGTCAGTCTCCCCtcaggaagaggaggagctgaGAGTGTTGGCCTCCTCCCCCGACGTCTACGGCTCCCTCGCCCGTTCCCTCGCTCCTTCCATCTACGGCAGTGATGACCTGAAAAAGGCCATCGCCTGCCTGCTGTTCGGCGGCTCCAGGAAGAG GCTGCCTGACGGGCTGACCCGTAGAGGAGACATCAACTTGCTAATGCTGGGAGACCCCGGTACTGCTAAGTCTCAGCTGCTCAAGTTTGTGGAGAGGTGCTCTCCCATTGGG gtGTATACCTCAGGTAAAGGCAGCAGTGCTGCTGGTCTGACGGCCTCTGTCCTGAGGGACCCTGTCACCCGTGGCTTCATCATGGAGGGAGGAGCCATGGTGCTGGCTGACGGTGGGGTGGTGTGCATCGATGAGTTTGACAAG aTGAGAGAGGATGACCGAGTAGCCATCCATGAAGCCATGGAGCAACAGACCATCTCCATTGCCAAGGCTGGCATCACCACCACCCTGAACTCCCGCTGCTCGGTGCTGGCCGCTGCTAACTCTGTGTTTGGCCGTTGGGACGACACCAAGGGAGAGGACAACATCGACTTCATGCCTACCATCTTGTCCCGTTTCGACATGATCTTTATCATCAAGGACATCCACGACCATCAGAGAGACATG ACTCTGGCCCGCCACGTGATGAACGTCCATCTCAGTGCTCATACTCAGACggagggtgtggagggagagATCACACTGGCCACATTGAAGAAGTACATCGCCTATGCCAGAAC GAAATGCGGCCCACGTCTGTCTGCGGCGGCAGCTGAAAAGCTGAAGAACAGATACGTGGTGATGAGGAGTGGAGCGAGAGAACATGAGAGGGAGAGTGACAGGAGAGCCTCCATCCCCATCACTGTCAG GCAGCTGGAGGCGGTGGTGCGCATCTCTGAGtccctggccaagatgaagctgCAGGCCgtggctggagaggaggaggtggacgaGGCCCTGCGGCTCTTCCAGGTGTCCACACTGGACGCTGCGCTGTCCGGCAGCCTCTCGGGTGTGGAGGGCTTCACCACTCAGGAGGACCAGGAGATGATTTCCCGTGTTGAGAAGCAGCTGAAGAGACGCTTTGCCATTGGCTCCCAGGTGTCCGAGCACAGCATCGTCCAGGACTTCACCAAGCAG AAGTATCCAGAGCAGGCCATCTACAAGGTCCTTCACCTGATGATGAGGAGGGGAGAGCTTCAGCACCGCATGCAGAGGAAGGTGCTCTACAGAGTCAAGTAG
- the LOC115121256 gene encoding heme oxygenase-like: METVNSGQKDDMQNPGRDLSEQIKAATKEIHVRAENTQLMLSYQKGQITLPQYKLLLCSLYEIYKALEGEMDRNSSHPGVAPIYFPQELARLETLERDLEHFFGQEWRKRVIIPAATHRYTQRLRKIGEGNPKLLVAHAYTRYLGDLSGGQILGKITQKSIGLSSGEGLSFFSFPGVSSPNRFKQLYRSRMNSIELTKEEREGVLEEAIMAFELNIQVFDDLQKMLSVTEEAYGAQEKAETPATIPSLSIVQLSLGICVALATVGMGIYVF; encoded by the exons ATGGAGACAGTCAACTCGGGACAGAAAGATGATATGCAGAACCCTGGCAG ggATTTGTCAGAACAGATAAAAGCAGCAACTAAAGAGATCCATGTCAGGGCAGAAAACACCCAACTGATGCTGAGCTATCAGAAGGGACAGATTACTCTTCCGCAGTACAAG CTTCTTCTGTGTTCCCTCTATGAGATCTACAAAGCACtggaaggggagatggacagaaaTTCTTCCCACCCAGGTGTCGCACCAATATACTTCCCCCAGGAACTGGCCCGACtggagacactagagagagatcTGGAACACTTCTTTGGACAGGAGTGGCGAAAGAGAGTCATCATTCCTGCTgcaacacacagatatacacagagACTTCGCAAG ATTGGTGAAGGCAATCCTAAATTGCTGGTGGCCCACGCCTACACACGTTACCTAGGTGACCTGTCAGGAGGACAAATTTTGGGGAAGATTACCCAGAAGTCAATTGGGTTAAGCAGCGGAGAGGGACTGTCGTTTTTCTCCTTCCCCGGAGTGTCAAGCCCTAACCGCTTCAAGCAGCTGTACAGGAGCAGAATGAACAGCATCGAGCTGaccaaggaggagagggagggggtgctGGAGGAGGCTATCATGGCCTTCGAACTCAACATCCAG GTCTTTGATGATCTACAGAAAATGTTGAGTGTCACAGAGGAAGCTTATG GGGCCCAAGAAAAGGCCGAGACGCCAGCTACCATCCCCTCTTTGTCCATCGTGCAGTTGTCACTGGGTATTTGTGTTGCTTTAGCAACAGTCGGAATGGGTATCTATGTATTCTAA
- the LOC115121253 gene encoding target of Myb1 membrane trafficking protein-like isoform X3, with the protein MEFLTGNPFTTPVGQRIEYATSSSLQSEDWALNMDICDIINETEEGPRDAYKAIKKRIVGNKNFREVMLALTVLEACVKNCGHRFHVLVSTREFVEGVLVRSILPKNNPPLVLHDRVLSLIQAWADAFRSSPALTGVVYVYEDLRRKGLEFPMTELDGYSPIHTPNRVKKLKTDLGVVRGNLTVMSDMMSQLDPATAKHSDTELLQELYAACKDMQDKIMELVPRLSEEKLTEELLVANDEINATFTRYQRFQRQRATQQSPTYVNLIDLSAAIKPVVTAPTHSHLSRSTVDTVSSQMTGLSMREFDEFAQNRSISQTQLRPSERNEGVADSLAQAQNTRLQNTATGDSPDITPLSSSTQFDWMMEKGMIPVSQTSVMDDIEKWLDVDEEDDMADSEGVTSEEFDRFLAERVRAAERLPSLKAFSRDDNNHSEK; encoded by the exons GAGGACTGGGCTCTCAACATGGACATCTGTGACATCATcaatgagacagaggaggg GCctagagatgcatacaaagcaaTAAAGAAGAGGATTGTTGGAAACAAGAACTTCAGAGAGGTCATGCTGGCATTGACT GTACTGGAAGCGTGTGTGAAGAACTGTGGCCACAGGTTCCATGTGCTAGTCTCAACCAGGGAGTTTGTTGAGGGGGTTCTTGTCAGGTCCATCTTACCCAAGAACAATCCCCCTCTGGTCCTGCATGACAGAGTGCTCAGCCTTATACAG GCATGGGCAGACGCATTCCGCAGCTCACCAGCTCTGACGGGCGTGGTCTATGTGTACGAGGACCTGAGACGGAAAGGACTGGAGTTCCCCATGACTGAACTAGACGGATACTCCCCCATTCACACTCCAAATAGG GTTAAAAAGTTGAAGACCGACCTGGGAGTGGTTCGAGGTAACCTGACAGTGATGTCAGATATGATGTCTCAACTGGATCCAGCAACAGCCAAGCATTCAGACACAGAGCTGCTTCAG gAGTTGTATGCAGCATGTAAAGACATGCAGGATAAGATAATGGAGCTAGTCCCAAGACTCAGTGAGGAGAAACTGACCGAAGAGCTGCTGGTTGCCAATGACGAAATCAATGCCACATTCACTCGATACCAGAG GTTTCAGAGACAAAGAGCTACACAGCAG AGCCCAACCTACGTCAACCTTATTGACCTCAGCGCAGCAATCAAGCCTGTTGTTACAGCTCCCACCCACAGTCATCTCAGCCGATCAACAGTGGACACAGTGTCTAGTCAGATGACAGGACTCA GTATGAGGGAATTCGATGAATTTGCACAGAACAGGAGCATCTCACAGACACAACTGAGACCGAG TGAGCGGAATGAAGGTGTTGCCGACAGTCTGGCTCAAGCACAGAACACCAGATTACAGAACACTGCAACG GGTGACAGCCCAGACATCACCCCCCTCAGCTCCTCGACACAGTTTGATTGGATGATGGAAAAGGGAATG ATCCCTGTGAGTCAGACGTCTGTGATGGATGACATTGAGAAGTGGCTGGATGTGGACGAG GAGGACGACATGGCTGATTCAGAGGGTGTGACAAGTGAGG AGTTTGACAGGTTTCTGGCAGAACGAGTGAGAGCAGCGGAGCGACTCCCGTCCCTGAAAGCTTTTTCTCGTGACGACAACAACCACTCAGAAAAATAG
- the LOC115121253 gene encoding target of Myb1 membrane trafficking protein-like isoform X1, with protein MEFLTGNPFTTPVGQRIEYATSSSLQSEDWALNMDICDIINETEEGPRDAYKAIKKRIVGNKNFREVMLALTVLEACVKNCGHRFHVLVSTREFVEGVLVRSILPKNNPPLVLHDRVLSLIQAWADAFRSSPALTGVVYVYEDLRRKGLEFPMTELDGYSPIHTPNRTVPDNGPVTVSAAPSSPRPVPISPQLPASQQSEQGPLTFTPYQVKKLKTDLGVVRGNLTVMSDMMSQLDPATAKHSDTELLQELYAACKDMQDKIMELVPRLSEEKLTEELLVANDEINATFTRYQRFQRQRATQQSPTYVNLIDLSAAIKPVVTAPTHSHLSRSTVDTVSSQMTGLSMREFDEFAQNRSISQTQLRPSERNEGVADSLAQAQNTRLQNTATGDSPDITPLSSSTQFDWMMEKGMIPVSQTSVMDDIEKWLDVDEEDDMADSEGVTSEEFDRFLAERVRAAERLPSLKAFSRDDNNHSEK; from the exons GAGGACTGGGCTCTCAACATGGACATCTGTGACATCATcaatgagacagaggaggg GCctagagatgcatacaaagcaaTAAAGAAGAGGATTGTTGGAAACAAGAACTTCAGAGAGGTCATGCTGGCATTGACT GTACTGGAAGCGTGTGTGAAGAACTGTGGCCACAGGTTCCATGTGCTAGTCTCAACCAGGGAGTTTGTTGAGGGGGTTCTTGTCAGGTCCATCTTACCCAAGAACAATCCCCCTCTGGTCCTGCATGACAGAGTGCTCAGCCTTATACAG GCATGGGCAGACGCATTCCGCAGCTCACCAGCTCTGACGGGCGTGGTCTATGTGTACGAGGACCTGAGACGGAAAGGACTGGAGTTCCCCATGACTGAACTAGACGGATACTCCCCCATTCACACTCCAAATAGG ACTGTGCCTGATAACGGGCCTGTCACTGTATCTGCTGCACCCTCATCCCCCAGGCCTGTCCCCATATCACCACAGCTTCCTGCATCCCAACAGAGCGAGCAGGGACCCCTCACCTTCACACCTTATCAG GTTAAAAAGTTGAAGACCGACCTGGGAGTGGTTCGAGGTAACCTGACAGTGATGTCAGATATGATGTCTCAACTGGATCCAGCAACAGCCAAGCATTCAGACACAGAGCTGCTTCAG gAGTTGTATGCAGCATGTAAAGACATGCAGGATAAGATAATGGAGCTAGTCCCAAGACTCAGTGAGGAGAAACTGACCGAAGAGCTGCTGGTTGCCAATGACGAAATCAATGCCACATTCACTCGATACCAGAG GTTTCAGAGACAAAGAGCTACACAGCAG AGCCCAACCTACGTCAACCTTATTGACCTCAGCGCAGCAATCAAGCCTGTTGTTACAGCTCCCACCCACAGTCATCTCAGCCGATCAACAGTGGACACAGTGTCTAGTCAGATGACAGGACTCA GTATGAGGGAATTCGATGAATTTGCACAGAACAGGAGCATCTCACAGACACAACTGAGACCGAG TGAGCGGAATGAAGGTGTTGCCGACAGTCTGGCTCAAGCACAGAACACCAGATTACAGAACACTGCAACG GGTGACAGCCCAGACATCACCCCCCTCAGCTCCTCGACACAGTTTGATTGGATGATGGAAAAGGGAATG ATCCCTGTGAGTCAGACGTCTGTGATGGATGACATTGAGAAGTGGCTGGATGTGGACGAG GAGGACGACATGGCTGATTCAGAGGGTGTGACAAGTGAGG AGTTTGACAGGTTTCTGGCAGAACGAGTGAGAGCAGCGGAGCGACTCCCGTCCCTGAAAGCTTTTTCTCGTGACGACAACAACCACTCAGAAAAATAG
- the LOC115121253 gene encoding target of Myb1 membrane trafficking protein-like isoform X2: protein MEFLTGNPFTTPVGQRIEYATSSSLQSEDWALNMDICDIINETEEGPRDAYKAIKKRIVGNKNFREVMLALTVLEACVKNCGHRFHVLVSTREFVEGVLVRSILPKNNPPLVLHDRVLSLIQAWADAFRSSPALTGVVYVYEDLRRKGLEFPMTELDGYSPIHTPNRTVPDNGPVTVSAAPSSPRPVPISPQLPASQQSEQGPLTFTPYQVKKLKTDLGVVRGNLTVMSDMMSQLDPATAKHSDTELLQELYAACKDMQDKIMELVPRLSEEKLTEELLVANDEINATFTRYQRFQRQRATQQSPTYVNLIDLSAAIKPVVTAPTHSHLSRSTVDTVSSQMTGLSMREFDEFAQNRSISQTQLRPSERNEGVADSLAQAQNTRLQNTATIPVSQTSVMDDIEKWLDVDEEDDMADSEGVTSEEFDRFLAERVRAAERLPSLKAFSRDDNNHSEK, encoded by the exons GAGGACTGGGCTCTCAACATGGACATCTGTGACATCATcaatgagacagaggaggg GCctagagatgcatacaaagcaaTAAAGAAGAGGATTGTTGGAAACAAGAACTTCAGAGAGGTCATGCTGGCATTGACT GTACTGGAAGCGTGTGTGAAGAACTGTGGCCACAGGTTCCATGTGCTAGTCTCAACCAGGGAGTTTGTTGAGGGGGTTCTTGTCAGGTCCATCTTACCCAAGAACAATCCCCCTCTGGTCCTGCATGACAGAGTGCTCAGCCTTATACAG GCATGGGCAGACGCATTCCGCAGCTCACCAGCTCTGACGGGCGTGGTCTATGTGTACGAGGACCTGAGACGGAAAGGACTGGAGTTCCCCATGACTGAACTAGACGGATACTCCCCCATTCACACTCCAAATAGG ACTGTGCCTGATAACGGGCCTGTCACTGTATCTGCTGCACCCTCATCCCCCAGGCCTGTCCCCATATCACCACAGCTTCCTGCATCCCAACAGAGCGAGCAGGGACCCCTCACCTTCACACCTTATCAG GTTAAAAAGTTGAAGACCGACCTGGGAGTGGTTCGAGGTAACCTGACAGTGATGTCAGATATGATGTCTCAACTGGATCCAGCAACAGCCAAGCATTCAGACACAGAGCTGCTTCAG gAGTTGTATGCAGCATGTAAAGACATGCAGGATAAGATAATGGAGCTAGTCCCAAGACTCAGTGAGGAGAAACTGACCGAAGAGCTGCTGGTTGCCAATGACGAAATCAATGCCACATTCACTCGATACCAGAG GTTTCAGAGACAAAGAGCTACACAGCAG AGCCCAACCTACGTCAACCTTATTGACCTCAGCGCAGCAATCAAGCCTGTTGTTACAGCTCCCACCCACAGTCATCTCAGCCGATCAACAGTGGACACAGTGTCTAGTCAGATGACAGGACTCA GTATGAGGGAATTCGATGAATTTGCACAGAACAGGAGCATCTCACAGACACAACTGAGACCGAG TGAGCGGAATGAAGGTGTTGCCGACAGTCTGGCTCAAGCACAGAACACCAGATTACAGAACACTGCAACG ATCCCTGTGAGTCAGACGTCTGTGATGGATGACATTGAGAAGTGGCTGGATGTGGACGAG GAGGACGACATGGCTGATTCAGAGGGTGTGACAAGTGAGG AGTTTGACAGGTTTCTGGCAGAACGAGTGAGAGCAGCGGAGCGACTCCCGTCCCTGAAAGCTTTTTCTCGTGACGACAACAACCACTCAGAAAAATAG